CCGGTGCACACGTGGTTGCCGGACGCGCACGTGCAGGCGCCGGTGGCCGGCTCCATGATTCTGGCCGGCGTGATGCTGAAGATGGGCACCTTCGGCTTCTGGCGCTACGCGATTCCGCTCTTCCCGGTGGCCGCGCAGCAGGCCCGGCCGTTCCTGGCGACGCTGGCCGTCATCGGCATCGTCTACGGGGCGCTCATGTGCCTGGCGCAGCGGGACATCAAGAAGCTCATCGCCTACTCGTCCGTCAGCCACCTGGGCTACTGCATGCTGGGCATCTTCGCGCTGACGGCGGAGGGCGCCACGGGCAGCGCGTACCAGATGCTCAACCACGGCGTGTCCACGGGCGCGCTGTTCCTCCTGTTCGGCTTCCTCTACGAGCGGCGCCACAGCCGCCTGATGGCGGACTTCGGTGGCATCGCCAAGGTGATGCCGGTGTTCACCACGGCCTTCATCATCATCACCTTCTCCTCGGTGGCGGTGCCCGGCACCAACGGCTTCATCGGTGAGTTCCTGGTGCTGCTGGGCACGTTCAAGAGCGATTTGGGCGCGGCCGCGGGCAACCCGCACCTGACGGCGGTGTTCGGCGCGTTCGCGACCACGGGCGTCATCCTGGGCGCGGCCTACATGCTGTGGATGGTGCAGAAGGTGTTCTTCGGCGGCCTGACGCACCGGGAGAACCAGCACCTGCGCGACATGAACGTGCGCGAGAGCCTGACGGTGCTGCCCTTCATCATCCTCGTCGGGGTGATGGGTCTGATGCCCCAGCCCTTCCTCGACCGCATCGAGCCGTCCACGGAGCGCTTCCTCTCCCGCGCCCGCGTGGGCACGCCTGGAGCGGGTGTGCAGGCCGACCAGGTGCGCGTGGAGGTGATGTCCCTGCCGGCCAACCCCACCGTGGCAGCCCCGAGCGCCCCTGCCCCGCTCGCCGCCCGGGCCGTCCCCTCGTCCCGGCCGTAAGCCGACTGAGCCCTCGCCATGACCTTGCCCCTGCCCAATCTCACCCTGGCAGACTTCCTCCCGCTGCTGCCCGCCATCATCCTGGTGGTGGGAGCGTGCATCCTGCTGCTGTCGGAGGTGTTCCTCAGCACCACCGCGTCGCGGTCCTACCAGGCCGTGCTCGCCGTGGTGTCGGCGGTGGCGGCCGGCGCCGTGGCCGTGTCCAACATGTTCGAGCCGGCGCACGAGGCGTTCCTCGGCTTCGGCGTGCTGGACCCGTTCTCCAGCTTCCTCACCTTCGTGGTGTGCGTGGGCCTGGGGCTGGCGTCGCTCAGCTCCGTGAGCTTCCTGCGCAAGCGCGGCGCGGAGCGCGGTGAGTTCTACGCGCTGATGCTCTTCGCCGCGGCGGGCATGAGCCTGCTGGCGCTGTCCAACGAGCTCATCACCCTGTTCGTCAACCTGGAGGTCCTCTCCATCGCCACGTACGCGCTGACGTCGTACCTGCGGCGCGGGACGCGGCCCTCCGAGGCGGGCTTCAAGTACTTCATCCTGGGCGCGTTCTCGTCCGCGGTGCTGCTGTACGGCGCGGCGCTCCTGTACGGCGCCACCGGCACCACCAAGCTGACGGCGATGGCCGGCCCGCTGTCCACGGCGCTCGCCACCCAGCCGGCGCTGGTCTACGCGGGCCTCATCCTCCTGGGCTCCGGCTTCGCCTTCAAGGTGGCCGCGGTGCCGTTCCACATGTGGACGCCGGACGTCTACGAGGGTGCCCCCACCCCCGTCACCGCGCTGATGAGCGCGGGCGTGAAGGCGGCGGCCTTCGCGGCGCTGGTGCGCGTGTTCCTGACGGTGGGCAAGGGCATCGACCCGCAGATGCCGCTGGTGCTGTTCTCGTCGCTGGCCTTCCTCACCATGGTGGTGGGCAACCTGCTGGCGATTCCGCAGCGCAACGTGAAGCGCATGCTGGCGTACTCGTCCATCGCGCACGCCGGCTACCTGCTGGTGGGCGTGGCGGCGCTCTTCGTGACGGCGCCGGGCGAGCAGTTCCGCCTGCTGGGACCGTCGGAGCTGACGGGTGGCTCGCCGCTGGAGCTGGCCCGCTCGCAGGCCCTGCGCGGCATCCTCTTCTACCTCTTGGCCTACACCTTCAGCGCGGTGGGCGCCTTCACCCTGGTCTCCGTGCTCGAGCGTCGCGAGGACGAGGAGAAGGGCACCGCCTGGGATTTGGAGCGCTTCAGCGGCCTGGCGCAGCGGCGTCCGGGTTGGGCCGTGGCGATGGCGGCGTTCATGCTGTCCCTGGGCGGGATTCCCCCCACCATCGGCTTCATGAGCAAGCTGCTCATCTTCCAGAGCGCAGTGGACTCGGGCCTCATCGGCCTGGCCATCATCGGCGTGCTGTCCAGCGCGGCGGGCGTCTATTACTACCTGCGCGTGGTGGTCTACATGTTCATGCGCCCGGTGCCCGAGGGCGCCCAGGCGCTGGAGCGCAGCTGGTCCACCGAGCTGGCCCTGGTGCTCTCCACCGCCGCCGTGGTGGTGCTGGGCATCCTCCCCGGCCCCGTCACCGCGTGGCTGGAGCAGGCCAGCAGCCTCTTCGGTCAGTAGCCTTCCCGCGGGCAGCAAGCCCGTCGACTCCGCCCGCCCCGGCCTCGTGCCCGGGCGGGCGTCGTCTTTCTGGGGCACCCAGGTGCCGCGGTCAGCGCGGGAGTTCGCCGCGCAGCTCGTACGTCTCCAGGCGCGTGCGGGCTCCGGCCTTCCGCAGGGCGTCCTCCAAGGATGGGTTGTCCGTCATCACCACGCCCAGGGACTGACGCGCGGGCCCCACGCGGGTGAAGGCGTCCTCCAGGAGCGCCCGCGCATGTGCGAGGGACACCGCGAAGAAGGGGTAGAGCACCACGCCGCCGGAGCGCAGGTCCATCACCCCCAGCCGCTCGGTGGCCGCGCCCTCCCCTCGGGTCAGCTTGAAGAGCTGGTGCGAGGCCAGCGAAGAGAAGCGCGCGAGCTTGCCCGGAATCATCCCGAAGGCCTCCGTCAGCGGCTCCCCATCCGATGACTCCACGGGCGACACCCGGAGGCCGCGGGGCGCCTCCGGCAGCGTGGCCACGTGGGCCCGCGTCACCTCCAGGTCGGTGGCCTGCCGGGCGCGCCGCATCCCCAGCGAGCCGTAGAGCTCCAGGGCCGGGGTGTTGTCGCGCACCACCATGAGGCACCAGTGCTGGCAGCCCTGCGTCCGGAGGCGCTCGGCCGACCTCAGCATCATCCACCGCCCCAGCCCCTGACGGCGCGCGGTGGGCGCCACCACGAGCTGGCCCACGTACCCCATGACACCCAGGGCCTCCGTGGACGTGTACCCCACCACCCCACCCGGCCCCTCGACGAGGAAGGTGCGACTCGCCAGCTCCTGCTCCCACATGGATACGGGCGGCGGAGGGTCCTCCAGCCCCAGCTCCACGAACAGCCTGGCGTACGTCGGGTAATCGTCGGCGCGTCCGGGTCTCTGCACCCACGGACACGACCCCACATCCACCGTCATCGGCCTGCCTCCGGCAAGGAAGGAGCGCTACCGACGCGAGCCTGACTCAACGCCCGACGGCACAAAAGAAGGCGGCCCGACACTCCAGGGGAGGGTCGGGCCGCGGGTCTTCTGAAGGTGACTCACCGGAAGTGCTGAAGGGGTGGGGGGGAACCGCCTTCAGCCTCGCTTCGATGTGTCCCGCGTGAACCTATAGCAGTCGCCGTGCCAGACCCCGTTTTGAGACAAACTCCAGTTTTCTCAGGCACTTAGAGGTCTGCCCAACAATGGCCCACCCCGGTGATTGCATTTCAGCCCTGCAATCGGCTTTCAGAACTGAAAATCATCAATGAGTCCGGGCGGTTGTGTTTTTCACCGATGAACCCCGTTCATTTCGGATCTGAATCCACGGGTGCGCAAAAGTTACACGTCCAACTCCACCCTACTCCCGACCCACCTCGTTGGGCGGCCGGAGGTTGAGGCGCTTCATCTTGCGCCACAGGGTGGTGGAGGAGACGCCCAGCTCGTCGGCGACGCGGGCCAGGTCCACGCCGTGGCGCTCCAGGGACTGGGCGATGGCGCGGCGCTCGGCGTCCTCGACCACCTGGGCCAGGGTGGGCCCCGAGCTGGTGCCAGGAGGCAGACTGCCCGGGCCGTCCAGCATGCCCAGGGCGCTGGTGCCGGCGACGGGCGTCAGGCGGGCCTGGCGCAGCGGGAAGTCCTCGGGCAACAGCTCGTCGCTCTCCGAGAGCGCGGCGGCCTGCTCCACCAGGTTCTCCAGCTCGCGCACGTTGCCCGGGAAGTCGTAGCTCATCAGGTGCGTCACCGCGGCGGCGGACAGGCGCCGGGGGTTGGGGCTGCGGGTGTTGGCGCGCCCCAGGAAGTGCTCGGCGAGCGCGGGCACGTCATCCAGGCGCTCACGCAGGGGCGGCACGCGCAGCGTCACCACGTTGAGGCGGTAGTAGAGGTCCTGGCGGAAGCGCTTCTCACGCACCTCCTGCTCGATGTCGCGGTTGGTGGCCGCCACGGTGCGCACGTCCACGCGCAGCGCGGTGGACTCGCCCACGCGGCGCACCTCGCCCTCCTGCAGCGCGCGCAAGAGCTTCGACTGGAAGGTGGGGCTGGTCTCCGTCACCTCGTCGATGAAGAGCGTGCCGCCGTCAGCCTCCTCGAACAGGCCCCGGCGGGCCTTCACCGCGCCGGTGAAGGCGCCCTTCGCGTGGCCGAACAGCTCGCTCTCCAGCAGCGACTCGCTGATGGCCGCGCAGTTGACGGGCACGAAGGAGCGCCCCTTGCGGCGGCTGTGCGCGTGGAGCGCGCGCGCCACCAGCTCCTTGCCCGTGCCGCTCTCGCCCTGGATGAGCACCGTGGCGTCGCTCTGGGCCACGCGCATCAGCCGCGAGGTGAGGTCCCTCATGGCGGCGCTGCGGCCCACCAGCGCGGACAGGCCGTGGCGCTCGTTGAAGTCCGTGGCCAGGTTGTCCACGTCGCGCAGCAGGCGCGCTCGCTCCAGGGCGCGCTCCACGCGGTAGCGCAGCTCGCTCTCCTTGAAGGGCTTGGTGACGTAGTCGTACGCACCCAGGCGCATGGCCTCCACCGCGCTCTCGATGGAGCCGAAGGCCGTCATCATGATGACCTGCAGCCGCGGGGCCACCTCCAGCGCGCGCTTGAGGAGCGTGAGCCCGTCCATGGGCTCCATCTTCAAGTCCGTCAGGAGCAGGTCCATGCTGCCGCCGGACAGGTGCGCCAGGGCTTCCTCGCCGGTGCCCGCCTCGAAGACGGTGTAGTGCTCGGCGCGCAGGAGCAGCGCGGTGGTCGCGCGCATGTTGCGCTGGTCGTCCACGACGAGGATGCGTCCGCGGGACGGCGGGAGGTTCGCGTCGGTCATGGGAAGGACGGGGGCTGCGAGAGGGGAAGCCGGAAGGTGAAGGTGGTACCGCGACCGGGGGTGCTGTCCACGGCGATTTCGCCGCGGTGCTCCTCGAGGATTCGTTTCACGACAGCCAGCCCCAGGCCGGTGCCCTGGGCCTTGGTGGTGAAGAAGGGTTCGAAGACGCGGTGGAGCAGCTCGGCGGGAATCCCCGGCCCCTGGTCCGCCACGTCGATGCGCAGCTGCTCCCGGCCCGCGTGGGCCTCACGGCGCGCGCGCACCTGCACCAGGCCCCCCTGCGGCATGGACTGGATGGCGTTGACCGCCACGTTGACCAGCGCCTGGCGGATGAGCCGGCGGTCCATGGGCACGGGCGGCAGGCCCTGCTCCACCTCCGCGTCGATGCGCACGGGCCGGTCCGGCGCCCCACCCTGCGCGCGCGCCGCCTCCAGCGAGTCCTGCAGCACGCGGCTCAAGTCCTCGTGCTGGAGCACCGGGTCGCGGGGCCGCGTGTAGTCGAGCAAGTCGCCCACCATGCGGTTGAGGCGGTCGCTCTCCTCGCCCAGGATGTCCAGCAGCATGGCCGCGTCGCCCGAGGGCTCCAGGAGCCGGCGCAGCGAGGCCACCGCGTTGAAGATGACGCCCAGGGGGTTTCGCACCTCGTGGGCGACGATGGCGGACAGCTCGCCCAGGGCGGCCAGCCGCTCGCGCTTCACCATCTCCGCGCGCGTGGCGGCCAGCTCCGCGTAGCTGGCCCACAGCGATTCGTACAGGCGCGCGTTGGCGATGGAGAGTGACAGCTGGCCACACGTGGCCTCCGCCAGCTCCACCAGCTCCGGGCTGAACGTGCGCGCGCGGCGCGTGTCGTCCACCAGCACCACGCCGATGAGCTCCTCGCGCGAGGTGAGCGGCAGCGCCAGGAGCGCCTTCTCCCCGAAGCGCTGGACGAGCTGCGGATTGAAGCCGCCGCCAGAGGCCTCCACGTCCTCGATGACCACCGGCTTGCGCTCGCGCGCGGCGCGCGATGCCACGCTGTCGCTGGAGAGCGACAACACCACCGTGCGGAAGAAGTCGCGGTGCGCCGCGGAGGCCGCCGCGCCCCGGAGCACCTTCGCGCTCTCGTCGTACAGCATGATGTAGCAGTTGGAGACGTCCAGCAGGTGGACGAGGAAGTCCGACGCCACGTCGAGGATGCTCGAGGTCTCCAGCACGCCCGACGTCGTCCGGGCCAAATCCAGGAGCAGCCGCGTCTCGGTCAGCTGGCGTTCGGACTCCGAGCGCAGCCGGCGCTGCTCGAGCAACGTCACCAGCAGCTCCGACAGCGTCCCGAGCAGCCGCACGTCTCGCGCGTCGAAGGGACGGTCCGGCGCGCGCAGCACCTGGAGCACGCCGCACGCCTCGCCGCCTCGCGCCAGTCGCACCGCCGCGCCACTGCCCAACGTGCCTTGCGAAGCCTCGCGCAGCGCCTGGGCCTGCGCCTCGCTGGTGAGGTCGCCATCCAACGCGTCCGGCACCGAGCCGCCCATCACCCCCCCCAGCCGCGCCACGTCGCCGCCCGGGCCCACCACCTCCGTCAGGCCGACGTGGGCCGACAGCACCAGGGGCCCCTCCGTCTCCCGTGTCAGGTGCAGCACCGCGGCCTCCGCCAGCAGCAGCTCCGACACGCGCGAGAGGAAGTCCTCGGGCGTGGGTGGAATCGGCCGAGCCACGAAGCGCGCCATCTCCGCGACGGCCCCCACCTCCCACCGGCTGCGCGTGCTGTCCGACTGCACGCGCGCGTCCGTCAGCGCCGCGCCCACCACCTTCGCGAAGAGCGTCAGCACCGAGCCATGCCGGGGCGCCACCCACGGCCCCTCCACCCGAAGGACCTCCACCTGGGGGCCGCCGACGGGCAGGTACACGTGCGTGGGCGAGGCCCGCTCCGCGCCGCCGAACACGGGGCGCCCGTCCGACAGCGCCTCCAGCCCCAGGGCCACGTCCGGCGGAGGCGCGCCGCCATCGAGCGCGTTGAGCCGCAGACCGTCCCAGCGCAAGAGCCGCACCCGGAAGCCCGCGGCCTCCAGGCCCTTGAGGGCCACCCGTCGCACCGCGTCCTCGGAGTGCGCGGACACCAGGCTCGCGGAGGTCTCCACCAGCCGCTCCGCCATGGACAGCTCGGGGGGCTTGTCCGTCAGCGGCAGCAGGTTGAGCAGCAGCGCGTGCCGCCCGTCCTCCAGCGGGATTCGGGACGCGTAGAGGGCGACCTCGCGCGTGGCGCCGTCAGCCGAGGGCACCTGGTAGACCTGCGTCCTCGCCTCCATGGCCCCGCCGGACTCCACCAGGCGGTAGCGCTCGACGAGCCGGCTGCGCTCCTCGGGCTGGACGAAGTCCATGACGGAGCGCCCCTCCACCCGCTCGCGGGGCAGCCCCACCAGCGCGAGGTAGGCGTCATTGGCCGAGGACACACGCCCGTCCACCACCGCGAGCACGGGGTTGCCGAAGGGCTCGATGAGGGCGCGCAGCGACGCCTCGCTGTAGTGGCTGGTGCTCATCCGCGACGCAGAACCCGCTTCTCGCCCACCCGGAGCGTCACCTTCTCCCGGTCGAAGTACTCGGACAGAGGGATGACGAACTTGCGGCTCTGTCCCACCAATTCCTTGAAGGACTGGGTGGTAATGTCCTTCTTCTCGCGCAGGTGGGCAACCAGCCGTTCCTTCAAGGCCCCCAGACTGCCCGCGTCGAAGCACAGCTCCTCGCTGACGCGGACCACCTTGCCTTCGGCCATCAATGTTTTCAGCAGCTCGCGCAGGCGGGGCGCCGGGAGCTGGAGCTTCTGGGACAGCTCGCCCTCGGTGGGCGGCGCCAGCCCCGCCGCGGACAGCTCCGCGGCGAGCCGCGCCCGCGCCGCCTCGTCCCCCAACGACAGCGCGCGTCCGCGCCCCTTCAGGCGCACCAGGTCCCGCTCGACCTCCAGCTTCCCCGCGTCCCCCAGCCCCTGCAACACCCGCTGGAAGGCCCGCGCATCCAACTCGCCGGACAGCCGCTGACGAAGCTCTTCGCGGGACAAGCCCTCACGCAAGGGCTCACGCTCGTGGAAGGCCGCCAGCACCGCGAGCGCCCGGCCTTGCAGCCCCTCGAGCACCTCGCCGGACAGGTACAGCCGGCTCTCCCGGTCCAACAGCACCACCGCGCCCCGCGCGCCCAGGAGCTCCAGCGCGCGCGTGAGCACCTTGGGTCCCAGCGCCGAGCGGCCGAACAGCGCCTGCTGCGTGAGCCCCGCGTAGCCCGCCTGCCGGAGCAGCCACGCCACCTGCCCCGCCGGGTCCGCTTCTCGCAACGGCGCCACGATGGACGCGCCACCCTTGCGGCGCCTGGGCGGGGAAATCGACAGCACGCGCCCGCCCGCCACCGTCGCGCCCCGCCCCGGCAGCGCGCGTGAGCCCCGCAGGATGAAGCGCTGCCCCACGAGCGCGGCCACCGGTGCGTCCAGGCGCAGCTGCGCGAGCGTCGTCTCGCCGGGCTCCAGCCGCTCCACGTCCAGCAGCGCCACCGTGGCCTCCACCTGCGCGGTGCCCAGGTGCAACAGCAGCTTGCGGCGGCGCGGCAGGGGCGACGGCGCGGAGGGGAGCAGCGTCAGCTCCACGTCGAGCATGCGCGTCTCGGGCAGCTCTCCTGCGCGCGTCAGCACCTGCCCCCGGTGGAGCGACTCCGGCTCCACGCCGGGCAGATTCACCGCGGCGCGCTGGCCCGCCTCCACCCGCGTCACCGCGCGCCCATGCTGCTGCACCCCGCGCACGCGCAGCGGCCCGGGCGTGCCTGGCAGGAGCGACACCGCGTCGTCCACCGCCACCGTGCCCGACAGGAGCGTGCCCGTCACCACGGTGCCGAAGCCCTTGAGGGTGAAGACGCGGTCCACCGGCAGGAAGGTGGGCCCCTCCGAGGGGCGCTTGCCCAGCGAGCCCACGGCCCGGGTGAGCGCCGCGCGCAGCGCCACGAGCCCCTCGCCCGTGCGCGTCGAGCACGGCACCACCGGCGCGCCCTCCAGGAACGAGCCCGCGGTGAGCGCGGCGAGGTCCGCCTCCACCAGCGCGCGCCACTCGGGCCCCGGCTCCGCCAGCAGGTCCGACTTGGTGAGCGCGACGACGCCGGCGCGAACGCCCAGCAGACTGCAGATGTCCAGGTGCTCGCGCGTCTGGGGCATCACGCCCTCGTCCGACGCCACCACCAGCACCGCCAGGTCCACGCCGCCCGCGCCCGCGGCCATCGCCTTCACGAAGCGCTCGTGGCCCGGCACGTCGACGACGCCCGCGAGGGTGCCGTCGTCCAGCGTCAGGTGCGCGAAGCCCAGCTCCAGGGTGATGCCCCGGCGCTTCTCCTCCTGGAGCCGGTCCGTGTCGATGCCGGTGAGGGCCTTCACCAACGACGTCTTGCCGTGGTCGATGTGGCCCGCCGTCCCGACAATCATCGCATCACCGCGGTACGGCTCAGGCGCCCGCCTTGTCCGGGTCCTCGTCGAAGCGCGCGTCGCCGGTGCCGGGCGCGTAGTCCCACGGGAAGACGACGAGCGCCCCCGTGGAGATGCCCGCGAACTGGGGCGCGTACGCATCCGGCTTCGCCACCAGGCACGCCGTGGACACCTTCTTCGCCCCCGCCTCGCGCGCCAGCGCCATGGCCAGCTCCAGCGTGTCTCCGCTGGACGCCACGTCGTCGACGATGAGCACGCGCTTGCCCTTCAGCTCGCGCGGCATCTCGTTCGAGGGCTTCGGTCCGCCCCGCGGATGCGCCTTGTCGCCGCGGTCCCGGCTGCGGCGGCTGATGCGCACCGGATGGAACGCGCACCCGAGCGCCGACGCCAACGCGCCGCCCACGAACACGCCGCCATGGGCCACGCCCACCACGGCCTCGGGCTGGAAGGACTTGCGGATGTCGTCCGCCATCTGCTGCACGGCGCGGTCCAGCTGCGCCCACGACAGCTCGCGCAGCACGCCCGCGGTGCGCTTGCGCGACTGGTCCTTGCCCGTCGGCTGACGGGGGGCCTCCGCTTGAGGCGCCAGGACCATGTCCGATGGGATGGAGACCAGCTTCTGCGCCTGCGCGCGCGCGGCCGCGGACGGCGACGCGACGCGAGACTTCGCGGGGGCCTTCTTCGACGACGAAGGCTTCGGGGAGGATTTCGCGGTGGGCTTGCGCTTGCCCTGGGCCTTGGGCCCGGGTGCTGCCCGCTTGGTGGCCACGGCGGTGAGCTCCGGCTGAAGTGCGGCCCCGTCATACCCCGAGGCGCGCGCCCTGGCCACATCCCCGCTCACATCCCCACCACCTCACGGACACGAGGCGGTGGGAATCTCCCGGCCACGGCCTTCACTCAGGCCTGGAGCTTCTCCTCCACCATCCGGTCCGCGACCTGCTCGGGGCGCAGGCCCGACTCCTTCGCGCGCCGCAGCACGGTGTCGATGGTGTCGAAGATGTTCGCCGCCCGGGCGTACGCCTTCTGCCGGTCATACCCCGCCCACTCCTGGGCGACGTTGATGAGGCCGCCCGCGTTGGCCGCGTAGTCGGGCACGTACAGGATGCCCCGGCTGGCCAGCTGCTCGCCGTGGCGCATGGTGAGCAGCTGATTGTTGGCTGCTCCACACACCGCCTTCACCTTGAGCAGGGGCAGCGTGGTGTCGTTGATGGCGCCGCCCAGCGCGCACGGGGCGTACACGTCCGCCTCCATGCGGTGCAGGGTGTCCGCGTCCACCGCCGTGGCGCCGTACTGCTTCACCGCGTGCTCCACGCTGGCCGCGTTGATGTCGCTGACGAAAATCCGGGCGCCGCGCTCGTGCAGCTCCTTCACCAGGTACATGCCCACGTGGCCCACGCCCAGCACGGTGACGCGCAGGCCCTTGAGGTCCGCGCCGCCGAAGACGTGCTTGGCCGTGGCCTCCATGGCGCGCGCCACGCCGTACGCCGTGACGGGCGACGGGTCTCCGCTGCGCTCCTTCAGGCCGA
This genomic interval from Myxococcus guangdongensis contains the following:
- a CDS encoding Glu/Leu/Phe/Val dehydrogenase family protein, translated to MSYFTQLLEGGYEAVHLLSDSRTGLRAIVGMHNTRLGPGLGGTRALSTYTSEEEAVADALRLARGMTYKAALAGLPHGGGKAVIMLPRGNFDRAKLFESFGRAVESLGGRYITTEDSGTSTDDMEHVRKHTKNVVGLKERSGDPSPVTAYGVARAMEATAKHVFGGADLKGLRVTVLGVGHVGMYLVKELHERGARIFVSDINAASVEHAVKQYGATAVDADTLHRMEADVYAPCALGGAINDTTLPLLKVKAVCGAANNQLLTMRHGEQLASRGILYVPDYAANAGGLINVAQEWAGYDRQKAYARAANIFDTIDTVLRRAKESGLRPEQVADRMVEEKLQA
- the selB gene encoding selenocysteine-specific translation elongation factor, which gives rise to MIVGTAGHIDHGKTSLVKALTGIDTDRLQEEKRRGITLELGFAHLTLDDGTLAGVVDVPGHERFVKAMAAGAGGVDLAVLVVASDEGVMPQTREHLDICSLLGVRAGVVALTKSDLLAEPGPEWRALVEADLAALTAGSFLEGAPVVPCSTRTGEGLVALRAALTRAVGSLGKRPSEGPTFLPVDRVFTLKGFGTVVTGTLLSGTVAVDDAVSLLPGTPGPLRVRGVQQHGRAVTRVEAGQRAAVNLPGVEPESLHRGQVLTRAGELPETRMLDVELTLLPSAPSPLPRRRKLLLHLGTAQVEATVALLDVERLEPGETTLAQLRLDAPVAALVGQRFILRGSRALPGRGATVAGGRVLSISPPRRRKGGASIVAPLREADPAGQVAWLLRQAGYAGLTQQALFGRSALGPKVLTRALELLGARGAVVLLDRESRLYLSGEVLEGLQGRALAVLAAFHEREPLREGLSREELRQRLSGELDARAFQRVLQGLGDAGKLEVERDLVRLKGRGRALSLGDEAARARLAAELSAAGLAPPTEGELSQKLQLPAPRLRELLKTLMAEGKVVRVSEELCFDAGSLGALKERLVAHLREKKDITTQSFKELVGQSRKFVIPLSEYFDREKVTLRVGEKRVLRRG
- a CDS encoding GNAT family N-acetyltransferase, giving the protein MQRPGRADDYPTYARLFVELGLEDPPPPVSMWEQELASRTFLVEGPGGVVGYTSTEALGVMGYVGQLVVAPTARRQGLGRWMMLRSAERLRTQGCQHWCLMVVRDNTPALELYGSLGMRRARQATDLEVTRAHVATLPEAPRGLRVSPVESSDGEPLTEAFGMIPGKLARFSSLASHQLFKLTRGEGAATERLGVMDLRSGGVVLYPFFAVSLAHARALLEDAFTRVGPARQSLGVVMTDNPSLEDALRKAGARTRLETYELRGELPR
- a CDS encoding NADH-quinone oxidoreductase subunit N; translated protein: MPLPNLTLADFLPLLPAIILVVGACILLLSEVFLSTTASRSYQAVLAVVSAVAAGAVAVSNMFEPAHEAFLGFGVLDPFSSFLTFVVCVGLGLASLSSVSFLRKRGAERGEFYALMLFAAAGMSLLALSNELITLFVNLEVLSIATYALTSYLRRGTRPSEAGFKYFILGAFSSAVLLYGAALLYGATGTTKLTAMAGPLSTALATQPALVYAGLILLGSGFAFKVAAVPFHMWTPDVYEGAPTPVTALMSAGVKAAAFAALVRVFLTVGKGIDPQMPLVLFSSLAFLTMVVGNLLAIPQRNVKRMLAYSSIAHAGYLLVGVAALFVTAPGEQFRLLGPSELTGGSPLELARSQALRGILFYLLAYTFSAVGAFTLVSVLERREDEEKGTAWDLERFSGLAQRRPGWAVAMAAFMLSLGGIPPTIGFMSKLLIFQSAVDSGLIGLAIIGVLSSAAGVYYYLRVVVYMFMRPVPEGAQALERSWSTELALVLSTAAVVVLGILPGPVTAWLEQASSLFGQ
- a CDS encoding phosphoribosyltransferase, whose translation is MSGDVARARASGYDGAALQPELTAVATKRAAPGPKAQGKRKPTAKSSPKPSSSKKAPAKSRVASPSAAARAQAQKLVSIPSDMVLAPQAEAPRQPTGKDQSRKRTAGVLRELSWAQLDRAVQQMADDIRKSFQPEAVVGVAHGGVFVGGALASALGCAFHPVRISRRSRDRGDKAHPRGGPKPSNEMPRELKGKRVLIVDDVASSGDTLELAMALAREAGAKKVSTACLVAKPDAYAPQFAGISTGALVVFPWDYAPGTGDARFDEDPDKAGA
- a CDS encoding ATP-binding protein — protein: MSTSHYSEASLRALIEPFGNPVLAVVDGRVSSANDAYLALVGLPRERVEGRSVMDFVQPEERSRLVERYRLVESGGAMEARTQVYQVPSADGATREVALYASRIPLEDGRHALLLNLLPLTDKPPELSMAERLVETSASLVSAHSEDAVRRVALKGLEAAGFRVRLLRWDGLRLNALDGGAPPPDVALGLEALSDGRPVFGGAERASPTHVYLPVGGPQVEVLRVEGPWVAPRHGSVLTLFAKVVGAALTDARVQSDSTRSRWEVGAVAEMARFVARPIPPTPEDFLSRVSELLLAEAAVLHLTRETEGPLVLSAHVGLTEVVGPGGDVARLGGVMGGSVPDALDGDLTSEAQAQALREASQGTLGSGAAVRLARGGEACGVLQVLRAPDRPFDARDVRLLGTLSELLVTLLEQRRLRSESERQLTETRLLLDLARTTSGVLETSSILDVASDFLVHLLDVSNCYIMLYDESAKVLRGAAASAAHRDFFRTVVLSLSSDSVASRAARERKPVVIEDVEASGGGFNPQLVQRFGEKALLALPLTSREELIGVVLVDDTRRARTFSPELVELAEATCGQLSLSIANARLYESLWASYAELAATRAEMVKRERLAALGELSAIVAHEVRNPLGVIFNAVASLRRLLEPSGDAAMLLDILGEESDRLNRMVGDLLDYTRPRDPVLQHEDLSRVLQDSLEAARAQGGAPDRPVRIDAEVEQGLPPVPMDRRLIRQALVNVAVNAIQSMPQGGLVQVRARREAHAGREQLRIDVADQGPGIPAELLHRVFEPFFTTKAQGTGLGLAVVKRILEEHRGEIAVDSTPGRGTTFTFRLPLSQPPSFP
- a CDS encoding complex I subunit 4 family protein, whose translation is MSFFDTHLLNLVVFLPLVFAALVLMLPAGESGQIRAVTFIGMVVDLVFGAWAYSRFEVGGPEFQLEYRVPWFKEFGLSYHLGVDGLAVSLILLTVFLGPLVVLASTTYISHRIKEFHLALLVLQTTMLGALVSLDVLLFYIFFEAMLIPMYLLVGVWGAEDRQMAAVKFFLYTLVGSLLMLVALIAVYFISSPAGARSFDYASIYNGLLDANRQLSACSAGPAGACDSLTGMAATLHTYGPWLFAAFALAFAIKVPMWPVHTWLPDAHVQAPVAGSMILAGVMLKMGTFGFWRYAIPLFPVAAQQARPFLATLAVIGIVYGALMCLAQRDIKKLIAYSSVSHLGYCMLGIFALTAEGATGSAYQMLNHGVSTGALFLLFGFLYERRHSRLMADFGGIAKVMPVFTTAFIIITFSSVAVPGTNGFIGEFLVLLGTFKSDLGAAAGNPHLTAVFGAFATTGVILGAAYMLWMVQKVFFGGLTHRENQHLRDMNVRESLTVLPFIILVGVMGLMPQPFLDRIEPSTERFLSRARVGTPGAGVQADQVRVEVMSLPANPTVAAPSAPAPLAARAVPSSRP
- a CDS encoding sigma-54-dependent transcriptional regulator, translating into MTDANLPPSRGRILVVDDQRNMRATTALLLRAEHYTVFEAGTGEEALAHLSGGSMDLLLTDLKMEPMDGLTLLKRALEVAPRLQVIMMTAFGSIESAVEAMRLGAYDYVTKPFKESELRYRVERALERARLLRDVDNLATDFNERHGLSALVGRSAAMRDLTSRLMRVAQSDATVLIQGESGTGKELVARALHAHSRRKGRSFVPVNCAAISESLLESELFGHAKGAFTGAVKARRGLFEEADGGTLFIDEVTETSPTFQSKLLRALQEGEVRRVGESTALRVDVRTVAATNRDIEQEVREKRFRQDLYYRLNVVTLRVPPLRERLDDVPALAEHFLGRANTRSPNPRRLSAAAVTHLMSYDFPGNVRELENLVEQAAALSESDELLPEDFPLRQARLTPVAGTSALGMLDGPGSLPPGTSSGPTLAQVVEDAERRAIAQSLERHGVDLARVADELGVSSTTLWRKMKRLNLRPPNEVGRE